GGAAAAAGTTTAGCTGATTGAAAgcgttaataaataattttatggcTAATTCAAAATTCGCAAAGGCTTTTttaagtggaatttaaaaaatcacttttttatttaaaattgtataaccaAATGTACGATTATGATGCAAATACGCAGATtgcttttttttgaaatcctcttTTAGAAGACTATCCTTAAggataaaaatgttcaatagtCTTTCAGAATTccttttgcaaaataaagtagtTACGTAAATTTGTATTGACGTGACTCTGTCTTTGCACATTCAGAATAATTTTAACTAGCAAAAATAGCGCGTCACGTGCGATTATTGCACTTCCTTATTTTAATTGCttgattatgaaattaaaatgaatactttaatttaaagaactataaaatataattgataacaAGATGTATCATCGTCATGAAATTCGAGATGACAACTATACACAgccaattctaaatatttcaaagtgaagaaatttttaatataaatcattaaatttacagCCCTTTTAATTGTGAAACTTCAAGCTTCcattatttataattgcaaatttaaaaattataaactctttaatttttcaattattaatcttccaaactgaagaaatttcaaatttaaattatcaaaattttaaaaaattgtaacattataacttaaaatttgctAAACTTGTAattgtaaactataaaaattaaaacctctttagttttgaagatttactgattaaagttctacaattttggaAAGCTAGAAATAAAAGCTCTTTAATTTTAAGGAtgtgtaaattaaaattctttaaatttgattattttcttgaattcaaaaatcagaagtcaagtttttaattctgaaccttccaaattaaagaaattttgaacgtaaatcatcaaaattaaagcaTTTCTAATTGTAAGGCATTAAAGTTGCcaaagttttatttataaatattccaaattcaaaacgctttaattttgaagatttgcagtTTAAACTTTTacgattttggaaatttaaaactaaaaacacttgaattttaaggctgcataaatcaaaattcatgcatttttatcattttaatgaatttgaaaatcaagagtcaagtttttaattctaaatctttcaaattaaagaaagctTCAATGTAAAGCATAAAAGtgagtgaatttttaatttcaaatctttgaattttttaaattttgcattgttaattttcaaaattaaaaactcttcaactTTCAAGATTTACAggttaaaattctacaattttgcttcatcttaattttaaagatttacaatttaatttctacactTATGAAGTAAAGTCGTTTATATGAGGTAAAGTTTCTCatcttctaatttatatttaaaaattcaacatcaaATTTCCTAGGGCAAAAAAAGATCACAAATTGTTCTAGTTAAGGAGAGCTtccaaaatttactttaaaatttatttgatctaaattcattgatGAGGAACTTTATTAAATGaaattggttcaattttaaagatatttttaaaaaattctaaatttttatgtgTTTAAAGACCAAACGTCAAATTTTTACATATACTTCTTATATAATGGAAAAATTTCGCatgtaaaacataaaaattttagaattattcattgtaaaatcaaaaaattaaatattcttcaattataaagatatatcaaaacaataattaataataatagtagtaataGTAATAATGATAATTGAAAGTTTTGCAATTTCAATGGGTTACAATGGAAAAGTCTTGAATTTAGAATCTATAAAATCGcaagttattcaattttgaaaatttacacatttaattgaacatttttcaattttatcgatttgaaatttaaaagtctttaatttgaaatatttgcaattgaagacTGTTTAGTATTTAATAtgcataatagaaaaattatgcagctttgaatgatttttttggaatagcacgattttgaagatttaacatttttaatttcttcaattatatagatttccttttgaaaattttttaattgtgaacaaTAAGAATGTGAACGAtgatttatttttcggaaatttgatataattatttacattttgtatGTGACATATGTGTCCTTCTATAAAGAAGGAACTTCGTAGagacttaaatttaattttaattaatacttgAATGTGTAACTAAGAATGTAAAAAGCTCCTATTTTTACAAAGTAACTGTACCTGTGTGGAAATTGCTCAGCCATGCCTTTTTTTATAACTGGTCCTCTAGGGGCCCAACAAAGAAGGTCTACTGTGGCAACACCTAGCTGGGCCCTCGCAGGGGCCTACATAtttgtccatttatttttttttacaaaaaaaatccgaATCCGATCATAAagtcatagaaaaaaaatctagtcCAAAAACAAAGGTTCagttcttataaaaaataaaaaataaacatttttccttGTTATGgcaataatatgattttttcactGTTTTATCAGAACTAGGTTACGAGAATAGAAAATAGTCAAAGAGTTTTattctttcttattttgttgtGAGTATACtaagttttatgtaaaaatatttcaattaattataattcagttCTATAAATCTTGAATTGGAgggaatatatatttaaattggaATTTCGCGCCATATTTCGCAGTCATTCCCGACATCTCATTGCCTGACAAGATTCTCGATCCGGTTAGATTACGGCTGTTACGTTCCGATCCATAATCCAATGATTCCCTTCGATGCTATTTCGCGTTCGTCAGCACGCACTTAGACAAAGTAGACATAAAACGTTGCTTATTTGTGGATTTGTTATTTGGACTGGAAGCTTCTAATATGTCCCCTAAgcgtttatatttttcttgaaccTTCTTCCCAATTCCtttacaacccccccccccccccaaaattaGTTGGTGGTGGGAAAGGGACCtccagtttaaggtgggttccaaaccaccaagagcaacagctttacgTGCTTTGaggaaacctttttctctagataCCGGTCCCGCTAATCACCGGAGTGAACAACTCCCTTGCCAGGCTAGTGTGTagcgcatgggccgccgaggctctcagagtgcgaggcgggaatcaaacccagatttgttatttattttgtaatttattttcaacattcagaaaaatacgaataacaatttaaatttagttcCGAAAAGAGGATGTATTATTTGTTCGACTTAAtgcgagggtggatcaaatataaaccggaattttacaaatacttttcttagccaatcgcaagcactctcacagtgtaggttcttgtaatgtagtgtattaggNNNNNNNNNNNNNNNNNNNNNNNNNNNNNNNNNNNNNNNNNNNNNNNNNNNNNNNNNNNNNNNNNNNNNNNNNNNNNNNNNNNNNNNNNNNNNNNNNNNNctactgccagctgttggaggcagcaaaagccgcttacagaagcaaaagacgcggtaaccccatcagaaacgtcatcctccttcatgacaatgccaggccacatacggcgggtaaACCCTTGAGAATCCTCCATACAgtccagatttgtcaccctgtgactatcatttgtttacgcccatgaaagatgcacttggaggattgcgatttgacaacgatcaagatgttgaggaattcgtgcgcaattgattgatgactcgacctcaaagtttctacgagcaagaaattaacaagcttccaaaccgctggaaaaaatgtgtagagcgtgaaggagactatgtagaaaaataatcaatagtatttttgtattgttttataaacaaataaatattaaaaaagaattccggttaatatttgattcaccctcgtagaTATGTGTTTTCTTCACGTGATCTTTTTCAAGGTTAAAACCAACAATTACTCAGTGGTATTATTTTTCTTCTAACCTAGAAAATAAACGGTGATCTCGATGaggtaaaaaaagtttataatatagcTTTGATCACGTTCACACTTATTTGCCTCATTATAGACAAAGCGTCTTTAGTCAAAagtaataagaataaaataaaattacttttatctgaaataggcagaacaagCGCAACATATCTGCCCGCaaagcggcagtaaaatagcactttattgtactgcgacgCCCGACACGTAAAGGTACAGCAAGGAGGAAAAAGTTggtgagaagtgaaagaaaagattgagaagaattcattttaaatctaaGTTTAACTACGAAGTGGATTTCGGACTTCTAACGTCAATCCACGCGGATGAACATTCATATCTACCCcggcagtaaagttgttttatataCGGATGCAGTTGTAACGACTTCGCCTTCGGCTCGGACGTTAACTTCTACATCCttgtataaagttcaactttactgcctcGGTACATACTCtactattattttaaacttattactTCTGAAAAACGACGTTCTGTATATAATAATATGTTAATTTTGTATAATCGACAATGActctaaattaaactaaattttaaaaaaaaattatccatgcTCTTGCGTGACAATACAAGGGGAAACTTCTGTAGGGCCTATGTGGGTCTTACGAGGGGCTTAGCTGGGCACATTATTGGCCCTTCGTGGACACCCTACATGGGGCCTTCGAAGATGAGTACGTAAAAACTATGTGGGCCCTTCGCAGTTTGCCAACGTAGGACCAACATAGTAAAGGGGCAAATTACGATTGCCCCTGCGGGGGCAAACTCAACAATTCCACACGGGTAACTGTAATTAGTTACTTTTTTCATGGAACTTTTCAAACATATAATATTCTAACAGATAACcatataaatacttaaaaatgtaattatttaaaaaattagtgtgaAAGGATATATATCTTTTGCAGGCTATATTTTAATGATGGACATAGGAGCATTCATGTCTTGGGCATCGCCTGCCCTACCCTACCTAAAAAGTGAAGCATCAGAAATTCCTGTAACAGTTACGCAGGCACCCTGGTTAGCGGCTGTTGGAAACCTCTTTGCCATACTAGGGATACTTCTTTGCTCCACAATCATGAATAAAATAGGCCGGAAGTACATCATATTGTTATTTGGCCTGATTCAACTGATATCttggatttttattaatttggcaCGCAACTTCCCTTTTCTATTAATAGGAAGAATTATTTCTGGAATAGGCTCTGGAGGTAATCGTATCGTCCTACCTGTGTACACAGGTGAAGTCTCTGGTAAAACCATCAGAGGAAGAATTCCGAACTTTCTCAAGATTAGCTCGAACTTTGGAACTTTTATTATGGCATCTGCCGGGGCTTTTCTACCTTATCATACTATGAATCTTGTAATGGTTTCATTGCCACTTATTGGAATCTTTTTATTACTCCTTACATCTGAATCTCcgtattattatttgataaaaagacGTGATAAGGAAGCCATAGATGTACTAATGAAAATGTCTTCTGTGGAAATATTAGAAATGGTGATGGAAGACATTAAGAGAATAAAGATTGCCATTGAGGAAAATGAAAATCTGGAAAAGAATAGTTTACAAGAGACTTTTTCGCACAGTGGTAGCAGAAAATCTTTTATTATGTATGCTATTGTGCAGTTTACTTATtgtttttcgggatatttcgccATCAGAGGATAGGctcaagaaattttaagctatAGCAATTAACCTCTTGAACCAAAATATGAAGCGATGATACTGATGGGCTTCCAGATAATTGATGGTTTGCCATCTTCTTTAGTGATAGATCATTATGGTCGAAGACCAGCTTATTTGCTGTCTGGAATATTGTCTTGTTGTATCATTAGGaggatttttgtcaaaattattgaTACCAATTATAAACAATGCAGCTGGTATTTACactagtttttggattttttctgtTCTTTGCATTACTGGACCGATCATTATTTGGTTTACCACGCCTGAAGCTAAGGGAAaaaaattagagcaaattttagatttaatgaaagcaaaaaataaaaaaagtagagaCAATATTTGTTAGTTCTATTTATGCgttttagtataatttttcttataactATACGGTTGCTCATAGTAACTTTGGTTGTAAATGTAAATAGCCTAACTTAAATTGCGTAATTCTTAAATAGATATAAGAAATTACCAAAGATATATTTTCGTTTCTATTTTACTTGAAAGCGGGCTTCATTATTTTACAGTATACGACGAGTGATAACAGGTAAGTGGAGTTATTTTATATCTTCAAGTGCCTGACTAGCCTCGATTTACAGTTTTACTCCCCTAATTGCATATCTAACATGCAGATACATTTTCCTAATATTTAGATTACTGCAAAATCTTTTACGGATTTTAATTAACGCTGCGATTCGAAGAATTACTTAAGCTGACTAAGTACACTTTCTTACACGTATTCCTATTACTCACACAATCAGCAAGCTTCACACATGATCCAGTCTTTAAAAAACGCAAACgttatcaatttaataaaaacgcttatcaatttgaaacaaaatagatttACTTATCAGCGATTTTTCGAAGAATTAATCCCAATTTTGCTGTCGTTGTGGTCAATCTCAGAAGGAACATCGATTGTCCGAGAAACTTGTAGATTCTAGAGCTCGGAGAAGTCATtctatttttagtggaaaaatttaataaatatttcgctGTTTGACACCTGGTGTCTAATTCCTCACAGAGAAAAAAGCGCTAAACTACGAAAAAGGGACTAATAAGGACTGATACCCAGTGAACATCATATCCACGTAAAAGATTGCTATAGTTATATGTTTAGTTATAAGCATAGTCTTTACAGATATGTATTTACCTTTATTTTCTAGGCTTCTGTATGTAGATACGATCATTGTCCTTCTTAGTATTACGATATTTAATTGgtaaattttccataagaaaaatgtTCTTCCTATTACACAAAGGAAGTTTCTGATGTATAAGAGACACTTTCCTATCTCTGGACATAATTTGCTTAAGTACTGGTTATTTTCTTATCATCACACTTGAGCTTTCTTATCTGATAAGAAAATGAAGCTTGTTATGATTTCTGTAACAATTACAGGATTAGGTATGGTTCCATTTAAATTAGGAGATGGTGTTTTGTCGACCAGGGTTTGTCATTAGAAAATGAGGTGTAAATTTGCAGATTACTTGTCCAATGGTTCAATGGTTTTCATTTATGTTAAAGACACCATGGTTTCATTTTGTTGAAGGAAGAGAAGAAGAAGCTATTCAAATTGTAATGAAGTTATCAAAAGTAAACAAACCTGAAATATTTAtgtaagatatttaaataatgaaaatggcGAGAACcgaatataaaaattctcaaCAGAATAGTATTCGGCTATTTGGCTACTTAATTTTATCCTGAAGAATTTTTTAGTTATAGTGGCACATCTTTAAAACTAGCATACGCAACGAACCTGATtacagaattacaaaaatttactgGATTACCTTCTTCGCAATTGATACATTAtaccttttatattaaattaactgaattttaGATTGAATTCATAAGTCTCTCGGTAATTTGCAATTTGCTTTAGAACTACTCATTAATTATCAGAAATgtgctttttttcaagaaacattatgttcaacaaattttattgtaaGGATGATTCAGGCTCAACGTACGAATGGGTACGACGCTGCCTCAAAATACTTGGCCGAGATTTTGTAACTAATATCCACGGGGATCGATAGCGAAGTTGGTTAGTGTGTGTGTGTGGTTAGAATACACGAGTTtacttaatttacaaatttactaaGCGTGCTGTTATATGTGT
This Belonocnema kinseyi isolate 2016_QV_RU_SX_M_011 chromosome 3, B_treatae_v1, whole genome shotgun sequence DNA region includes the following protein-coding sequences:
- the LOC117169950 gene encoding facilitated trehalose transporter Tret1-like; translated protein: MLLRDNTRGNFCRAYVGLTRGLAGHIIGPSWTPYMGPSKMSYILMMDIGAFMSWASPALPYLKSEASEIPVTVTQAPWLAAVGNLFAILGILLCSTIMNKIGRKYIILLFGLIQLISWIFINLARNFPFLLIGRIISGIGSGGNRIVLPVYTGEVSGKTIRGRIPNFLKISSNFGTFIMASAGAFLPYHTMNLVMVSLPLIGIFLLLLTSESPYYYLIKRRDKEAIDVLMKMSSVEILEMVMEDIKRIKIAIEENENLEKNSLQETFSHSGSRKSFIMYAIVQFTYCFSGYFAIRG